A window of Euwallacea similis isolate ESF13 chromosome 10, ESF131.1, whole genome shotgun sequence contains these coding sequences:
- the LOC136411437 gene encoding adenosine deaminase 2-like — MQLFLKILFVYLSMAQSRHLPSPFEDYDKAREKLLLRELGKALGGQLRLSQEEEMANKVLMRLKNEELEEGFREPERFWAGQHFFKAKRHIDGSGVFRLLKKLPKGASLHSHSTALASSDYVFWNITFRENLYGKLNEGENIDLKFFKSPPNAQWRPLTELRRSDSSFDLKLRNQLTIIRNDLIVSDTNAVWKLFQSTFHSIGPLLSYKPVFKDYFYQALTELYEDNVRYLEFRSSVPRLYDLEGVVHDQEETVRIWYETANQFMQDYTGFWGVKLILAPQRLTNSSVIEFYRDFLLRMSEKFPNFIAGFDLVGQEDAGRALKEFIPELSKMGQSTKLFLHAGETLWSGTSTDENLLDAVMLNSSRIGHAYAILKHPEVLRMARDRNIALEICPISNQVLGLVTDLRNHPANHLLANGYPVVITPDDPSFWGAKGLSYDWYVTFMAMASKHGDLRLLKQLAFNSIWFSSMEEELKREALKKWSGEWGEFLREVVKK; from the exons ATGCAGCTTTTCTTGAAGATCCTCTTCGTGTACCTCTCCATGGCCCAATCCAGGCACCTACCATCCCCATTTGAAGACTACGACAAAGCAAGAGAAAAACTGCTGCTGAGAGAGCTCGGCAAAGCTTTGGGAGGGCAGTTGAGGCTCAGCCAGGAAGAAGAAATGGCCAATAAAGTGCTGATGCGGCTGAAAAATGAGGAGCTGGAGGAGGGTTTTAGGGAGCCCGAGAGGTTTTGGGCAGGGCAGCACTTTTTCAAGGCTAAGAGGCATATAGACGGATCTGGGGTTTTTCGGCTTCTCAAGAAGTTGCCTAAGGGGGCCTCGCTGCATTCGCACAGCACTGCATTGGCTTCGAGTGACTACGTATTCTGGAATATTACCTTCAG GGAAAATCTTTACGGCAAACTAAATGAGGGTGAGAATATcgacttaaaatttttcaaatcgcCCCCAAACGCTCAGTGGAGGCCCCTAACAGAGCTGCGCCGCAGCGACTCCTCATTTGACCTCAAACTGAGGAACCAACTGACGATAATACGCAATGACTTAATTGTGAGTGACACCAACGCTGTTTGGAAACTGTTCCAGAGTACTTTCCACTCAATCGGTCCTCTCCTCAGTTATAAACCAGTGTTTAAGGACTATTTTTACCAG GCCCTCACAGAGCTCTATGAGGACAATGTGAGATACCTGGAGTTCAGGAGCTCAGTACCGAGGCTCTATGATTTAGAGGGAGTCGTGCATGACCAGGAGGAAACTGTGAGAATTTGGTATGAGACTGCCAATCAGTTTATGCAggattatacagggttttgGGGGGTCAAACTCATTTTGGCTCCGCAACGCTTGACAAATAGCAGTGTTATTGAGTTCTACAGGGACTTCCTCTTGAGGATGAGTGAGAAATTTCCCAACTTCATTGCAGGCTTTGATTTGGTTGGGCAAGAGGATGCCG GAAGGGCTTTGAAGGAATTTATCCCAGAATTGAGCAAAATGGGGCAAAGCACCAAATTGTTCCTGCACGCTGGCGAAACCTTATGGAGCGGCACCAGCACAGACGAGAACCTCCTAGATGCGGTTATGCTCAATTCAAGCCGGATCGGACATGCATACGCCATCCTCAAGCACCCAGAGGTGCTCAGAATGGCGCGTGATCGCAATATCGCCCTCGAAATTTGCCCCATTTCCAACCAGGTCTTAGGCCTGGTTACGGATCTGCGCAACCACCCAGCCAACCACCTCCTAGCCAATGGCTATCCAGTGGTGATAACCCCCGATGATCCCAGCTTCTGGGGGGCCAAAGGGCTCAGTTACGACTGGTACGTAACTTTTATGGCCATGGCCAGTAAACATGGGGATTTGAGGCTGCTAAAGCAACTGGCCTTCAACTCCATTTGGTTCAGCAGCATGGAGGAGGAGCTGAAGAGGGAGGCTTTGAAGAAGTGGAGTGGCGAGTGGGGAGAGTTTTTGAGGGAGGTGGTAAAGAAGTAG
- the Ccn gene encoding CCN family member 2 produces the protein MVCGSIILLGVLSFGPIASGIRPKKREVPPIVFDANEEIIYPCPNPCSCPPSEGECTDCGPCPRQLGEPCTEDTPCDIQKGLVCRYRHGDSDGICRESSGVPCIVYNQTYEHGETFNLDCRTQCVCQNGTYGCSSLCPQEHISPRECQHPRLVDVSGQCCREWMCDSRTAEQPPSCQPSFSRWSSCSSDCGSGLSSRKSNLNAKCSSDTETRVCQIRRCQDKDYVATHRKHHHLRKGHECKATHRLSEPVFLRFGPCRSRKRFRPKYCGLCPLPGMDCRPTLSTTVNVDFICEGPGSSESPSDLLPEYLEPAADFWADEFPPKYDSDDSRLITVLVQWVLKCRCTPDLTTLEPGTTQMEPILHRVHRT, from the exons GAAGAAATAATCTACCCCTGCCCCAACCCCTGCAGCTGCCCGCCCTCGGAGGGCGAGTGCACAGACTGTGGCCCCTGCCCCAGACAATTAGGAGAGCCCTGTACTGAGGACACCCCTTGCGACATCCAGAAAGGGTTGGTCTGTAGGTATAGGCATGGGGACAGCGACGGCATTTGCAGAG AATCTTCAGGAGTGCCCTGTATAGTGTACAATCAAACCTACGAGCACGGGGAAACATTTAATTTGGACTGTCGTACACAGTGTGTTTGTCAG AATGGCACTTATGGATGTTCCTCCCTTTGCCCCCAAGAGCACATATCTCCCAGAGAGTGCCAACACCCCCGACTGGTGGATGTATCAGGACAGTGCTGCAGAGAGTGGATGTGCGACAGCAGGACAG CAGAACAACCCCCGTCCTGCCAGCCCTCCTTCTCGAGGTGGTCGTCCTGTAGCAGCGACTGCGGATCTGGATTATCCTCCAGAAAGTCTAATCTTAACGCCAAGTGCTCTTCGGATACAGAAACGCGTGTTTGCCAGATTAGACGTTGTCAAGATAAAGACTACGTGGCGACTCATCGAAAACACCATCATTTAAGG AAGGGCCATGAATGCAAAGCCACCCACCGTCTAAGCGAGCCCGTTTTCTTGCGTTTTGGCCCCTGCAGGAGCAGGAAAAGATTCCGGCCCAAGTACTGCGGCCTCTGCCCTTTGCCAGGCATGGACTGTCGACCTACCCTCAGCACTACCGTGAACGTGGACTTCATATGCGAAG GGCCGGGCTCGTCGGAGAGCCCTTCAGACCTCCTACCCGAGTACCTGGAACCTGCAGCGGACTTTTGGGCGGATGAATTCCCTCCTAAGTACGACTCTGACGACTCCAGATTGATCACAGTGTTGGTGCAGTGGGTTCTAAAGTGCCGGTGTACTCCCGATTTGACCACTTTAGAGCCCGGGACTACTCAAATGGAGCCAATTCTGCATCGGGTGCATcgaacataa